In a single window of the Oncorhynchus tshawytscha isolate Ot180627B unplaced genomic scaffold, Otsh_v2.0 Un_contig_3324_pilon_pilon, whole genome shotgun sequence genome:
- the cdc42ep4a gene encoding cdc42 effector protein 4a — protein sequence MPILKQLVSGSSQTKQRRSRMDLTREMISAPLGDFRHTMHVGRSGDAFGDTSFLSTHSGEAPHQAEPQAHPHSPRPGLLSRTFRSSKRSQSVTRVDQSDCSLAPPGGSPTFVKNAMSLPFLNDENGDHVDGGYRVPKSLSSSPLKQLNEQDGGGGTRPSNGAAAGARSLELDERSFGELTDLPSPSRGYYGGGMKHAVSVMSFHIDLGPSMLGDILGVMEKEDDDLGYEEGKSSEGRASPTLLLGREVGGEEEEGEEEEPEAELLQLQEEAVPVPVSPTSSVEPEVGEDEGAPYTPEYTPEPRPKHLQHRLDTCSVSSSASGSAHVEQEKPAGQLHGGDANSATFNAPPEEEEPGKFSSFLEDEDDEIRV from the coding sequence ATGCCCATCCTAAAGCAGCTGGTATCTGGTTCGTCCCAGACCAAACAGCGCCGCTCCCGTATGGACCTGACCCGGGAGATGATCAGCGCTCCCCTGGGGGACTTCCGCCACACCATGCACGTGGGTCGCAGCGGGGACGCCTTCGGGGacacctctttcctctccacccaCTCCGGGGAGGCCCCCCACCAGGCCGAACCCCAGGCCCATCCCCACTCCCCCCGCCCAGGGCTTTTATCCAGAACCTTCCGCAGCAGCAAACGCTCCCAGTCCGTCACCAGAGTGGACCAGAGCGACTGCTCGCTAGCGCCACCCGGTGGCTCGCCCACCTTCGTGAAGAACGCCATGTCTCTCCCCTTCCTCAATGATGAAAACGGTGACCATGTTGATGGAGGATACAGGGTGCCTAAGAGCCTCTCGTCCAGCCCACTGAAACAACTGAATGAGCAGGATGGAGGTGGAGGTACAAGGCCGTCTAATGGGGCCGCTGCTGGGGCCCGATCTCTGGAGCTGGATGAGAGGAGCTTTGGGGAGCTGACTGACCTGCCAAGCCCCAGCCGTGGGTACTACGGAGGAGGGATGAAGCACGCGGTGTCGGTCATGTCGTTCCACATCGACCTGGGGCCCTCCATGTTGGGGGACATCCTGGGGGTGATGGAGAAGGAGGATGATGATCTGGGATACGAGGAGGGGAAGAGCAGTGAGGGACGGGCCTCTCCTACACTACTCctggggagggaggtgggaggagaggaggaggagggagaagaagaggaaccGGAAGCTGAGCTACTGCAGCTGCAGGAGGAGGCGGTCCCTGTACCTGTGAGTCCAACCAGCTCTGTAGAACCTGAGGTGGGAGAGGACGAGGGTGCACCCTACACCCCAGAGTACACCCCAGAGCCCCGCCCTAAACACCTGCAGCACCGATTAGATACCTGTTCTGTGTCCAGCTCCGCCTCTGGCTCCGCCCACGTGGAGCAGGAGAAACCAGCCGGACAGCTCCACGGGGGAGATGCGAACAGCGCCACTTTCAACGCACCACCTGAGGAAGAGGAGCCGGGAAAGTTTTCTTCCTTCTTGGAGGACGAGGATGATGAGATCCGTGTATGA